In the Lepisosteus oculatus isolate fLepOcu1 chromosome 6, fLepOcu1.hap2, whole genome shotgun sequence genome, one interval contains:
- the LOC138239418 gene encoding cathelicidin-2-like: MRTSVEYLLLLCMAAVATVSLAKKTFSYMDALSAATAHYNQESVETNAFKPPKVAPLKGMSMFIPGDGSGTEYTIRFILKETVCPKLVDYGKEECDFKENGSLKKCTGLVTVVRAKPGEANAVVVTCEEVTDPEERKKLEEPPSWWYLFGRS; encoded by the exons ATGAGAACTTCAGTTGAATATCTGCTGCTGCTCTGCATGGCTGCTGTGGCCACTGTGTCTCTAGCAAAGAAGACCTTCAGCTACATGGATGCTCTCTCAGCAGCGACAGCTCATTACAACCAGGAAAGTGTGGAGACTAATGCTTTCAAACCTCCCAAAGTAGCTCCTCTAAAGGGAATG TCAATGTTCATTCCTGGTGATGGCTCTGGAACCGAGTATACTATAAGATTCATTTTGAAGGAGACTGTGTGCCCCAAACTTGTGGATTATGGAAAGGAAGAATGTGACTTCAAGGAAAATGGG TCTTTAAAGAAGTGCACAGGTCTTGTCACGGTTGTGAGGGCTAAGCCAGGAGAAGCAAACGCTGTAGTAGTGACCTGTGAAGAAGTTACAGACCCAGAAGAGCGCAAG AAACTTGAAGAACCACCCAGCTGGTGGTATCTTTTTGGTAGATCATAA